Genomic segment of Pangasianodon hypophthalmus isolate fPanHyp1 chromosome 22, fPanHyp1.pri, whole genome shotgun sequence:
tcagtggtgtgtgtgtacatactcAGGAGAACCAGGTTAAACCCGACTAATCTTGCACAAGCATTAGCACGCACTTCAGACTGAAACtaaaagaggaaagagaaagttTTCTCTCCTCGTGCACaacaaaaccaggaagtgagAAGCTCGAGTGCAGGTTATTCTGAAATAATCTTGGAATAACAAACATTTCCACTTCCTCGCGCACAAGCACAATTATAAATCTTCCTGCGAGACAGACGATCATCTGACCTGGTtatccactacacacacacacacacacatacacacacacattctctctctctctctttctgagctGTGAATCATAAGTATCCCCCACTTCCCTGGGCTCCTACACTATTTCCACATGttgtaatgtaaataattttgaagaCTTTGCAGATTTTTGGACTATTTTGTGTACATTAGTGACACCTAGTGGCTACTTTAAAACTGCACTTCACATCACTGACATTTCTTCCAGAGAACAGCTTATAATATGGCCATGTACAGTTTTTATGGGTTGCCGTATTACATACTAACCTaacataacattaacataataatttgccaactatttttttacatttatttaagagTGCCAGTGCCACTTACTAAATGTACAGCTCCTTCACTCAGTGGGGTATCTGCTGAAGTTCGAGAGAGTGACTCAGATGCTGAGAAAAATCTCACTCATTTCCAATTTGATCCATTTTAATCCTTTGTTCAGATGGTTACCTCCACTGAGATGTTGGAGCCCACCCAGGGACGCACAACAAACTCACCTGCAAAATGAGAAATCACTAACAAACACTTGAATGTGctcaagtaaatattttattcaatcaGCAATTGCTCTTGAGCCCGAGTAGCTACTCTTACTTTACCAACCGTACCTTACTTCAGAGTGCTACGAGGGTTGAGACAGAAAATTGGAGTATATGGTTACGctcatgaattattcattttgttattGTTCTTATTCATTTAGGACAAAGGACatggaaagaatgaaagaatgcaGAATAATGACATCATCTTCTTCCCATCATGTATCCCCATCTTATCTCATCCACTAGTCATTGAGTACCACAGCACTTTTATGACCTCTTGTCTTTATCTCTCTAGGCCGATTTTTCAAACAGGGAAGTAACTCTGTGAACAGTCAGTACTTTCTTCCAAAAATATAGCTCCTACATTTCATTTCCCCATTTCTTATTGCAATCTTTTCTTAATCAGATTTAAACTGCTATGTTCGCAGAACAGTTAGTATGTAGTAATCTTAATTTTCTCCATACcagtcatacttttttatccatttatagttactattaaagttgtggaacatccgtgaaaagttagttcctgttctctcaccagcctcccatttttctgtctcttgaaacGCTGCTTGtcacattactgagaaaccacaaagcgtcaCCTGCTCTGTCCGGAAGACTTGAGTTACAGCTGTACCTCtgactggcactggagactccttctccttacagaaaacttcaccacatatAACAATTACATGTAGTTTTTtttgatgatatatcagaatgAGTGGATTAACATAAGCCTGCGATTTGTAGctgatgttacagaaaataaatcaacaccttctgagcaatcagaatcCACCTCCCTGAACCAGGTTCATTAACTCACTTCTCGACGAGGTAGTTGCGCAGCCCCTGGACCAGGCCTTTGATGATGGTCTTGATGCGGGGAGTGAGGATGGCTTGGGACACGTGGAAGCTGCCGTACTTGGCCCTCTCTCCCAGCGTGGTCTCCAGGAACTGGATGAGTTTGGTGGTGTCGGTGGTGTTGGCCCACGGCGCTGGGATTTTACTGCCAGGCCACATCAGCGGGCAGCTCTCAGCAGACGGGTGATGATAAAACACCAGGACCTAcgagtataaaaaaaaaataaatgatatttaaaaatatatacttatatacttctatataatatatataaaaatatgaacttAATCAATATAACAGTGTCTGTGTGACAGGAAGTAAGCCTGTAATCTCTGAGATTAGGGTCAGTGCACAGTAACATCTCCGACCTGACCTACGACATTAGAGACGTCTTTAATCACATTAAAGGCATTTGTTTAAATGAACCtcaaagattatttatttaaaatgtggaaAGTTGGAAAACAAGTCTAAATAAATTACTAGAAATATCCTTGAAAACTCTCTACACCATTAAAAACATCAGTCTGagtgaatatgcatgaatatgcaaattagatcaTGTGCTTCTGCCATACCTGATATCTAGCAGCTAAACTGTTGTTAATTAGCTCGCATTAGTcagaagtgtgatctcagtaTGAGTCAGGATTTACATCCTCACTTGATGAGTACCTGGTACTTCTTCTCCCACAGGTAGTCCAGCGTGATGTCCTCCACCACGTTGATCTTGCACAACTTCGATCCAAAAACCTCCTTGAGCATGTTAATGAGATAGCGATGGTGCTTGTCGTCCATGGCGTAGTGATGGTTGAAGTCCAGGAAGATGACCTCTTTGCGGTGAGCGTTCAGGAAGGCATTGATATCATGGAGTCCGTCTCGCACTCTGAGCCCAAACAGGCCGTGGATGAAGTAGACCTCGTGGTCTGTTTCTCCGGGTTTAGATGAGACTCGGAGGTCAAAGTAGCGAATGCCGCCTTCCAGCTGCTCCCTGAAGGTCAGATTCTGAGTCATGGACcatttcttcatcacttttttggCCAGCAGACGGAACACTGAAGCTAGGTGCTTGACGAACGCCTTCTGATCGGGACCGACCGGAGCCTGTTCATCCACCCAGAAGCTAAACGAGTCGTGAGAGCCTGAAATGTAGAGCAGAACCGAAAAGTAAGTTCTAACATAGCAGTAGAACTTAAAGGAGTGGTTTGTGATGGTTAGCGCCCCctattaactgtaaaaatagATTGCAATTGCAACGAAAATGGCCTAAGCAAACAGTATGCTTCCTGCTTATGCGAATAATCGTGATCATTAGCTAGAGTCGGAATTCAGAGTTGGAATTTTGGGAGCCTTAAATTTTCCGACAATATTCAGAACTAGCTACAAGAGCACAGCGTGCGTCCAAGAAGTCTTAAAAGTCTCAGAATAGAAATTTTTAGAATTTAAGAGTTTATAGgagtttatttttcagtttgtaaTGAATTACAGATAATAAATTGCACCACCTGCTTCAGCTCTATCGCCTCAACTAATCTCCACATTTAAATTATCATTAAACAGACCAGATCTATCAAATAAAAGgatcatatttataattattccaCAATTATGTAAATGACTAATTATCATTTTCCTCTCAGTGTTTGAACGATGTGATTGTAACATGCATGAAGAACTCTAACAAAACCTTTAAGGTTAATTTTGAAGAAATATAATCAAGTTGttgactaaataaaaaatgaatagacAAACTATCTCAAAAACACTCTCTAAATTTCCTGCTTGAAAGATTTCCAGAATAAAAAAGTCTGTAACTCTGTCACAAGGAAATGGATCTCATCCACAGCAATATCTTTAAAAGAATCCAGTACCTGTGCATGCTACATTACTGAGAAGTGTTTTAATGAACGAGTTCCTGCAGGACTAACAGGAGCTCTTTGTGATGGTGGAGATAATCAGGTGAACTGCAGACCCACCAGGCACGGCGAGGTACTTGAGCGGCATGGCGGTGAGTGAAGGACACAGGGAACCCATCCAGTCCGCATTGCTGGCGTCACCCGTCGGCCTGGTCTTCATCTCGCTGCTGTGTGACGTCACAATAACGTGTTAAAATTCATACTGGCTAATCTGACGTTGATGAAACCTGTGAAAGCGTTGCGAGGCTCATCATGAGTGCGACTCTAATGGAGGGAACATTTCTCAGAGTGTTAATCAGATTAGTGCTAAATCACTCTCTTTATCCTGACTGCTTTCCTCAGGGAGCTCGAGATTAGCCCCACCCCCTCGCTTGGTTATAGCCAATAAGATGCAGGGATTTAAAAACCTGTGCATTGATTTAGTCAATTTCTGtatagacaaaaatgaaacattgaCTAACCTAATGAATAATTATGTCTCTATTTGAATATGCAAACGTGCCCTCTTTTGGAGACCTGTGGTGGTCTGTGAAGTTATAATaagttaatttattaaatattacacatttgGTTGATATTTTTGCCCAAATCCTACACAGGCTCATATTATGTAGCTGTGTGAACATGTGAGATGTTAACTAGTCATTAATGAGCctaattattgtaaaaaaaaaagttttttttaaagcagcactTTTAGAAATACAGTTTCTCTGTATGGAATTCTGTCTTAAatttgtggtataagaggaataaaacactctgtgtcatgctgttataggaaaataataaactgcagGGTGGAATGATGAAGCGGAGTAAATGTTtgcaccctgaagttgattattttcctataacatcacactcctcttataccacatatACCAATCTGCtgatgattacaatttttatttatgacatgGCATTTAAACGGCATTTTCCAACTTTCCAACTTTTTGTTGTTGGTGGGGTATCAATTAACGTCGCACCTCAGGAAACATGTGTTTCTTTACTGCAGGCTTCAGGAGTTAAAAGATAGAGACAGCacactggtcacatgatcacattttttcatgGAGAGTCTGTGCCATTACCAGAATGGGAGTCACTGCATTTGTAAATTGACCAATAGCCTAATAGCTCTGGATTGCAACGAGCGACATATG
This window contains:
- the plcxd2 gene encoding PI-PLC X domain-containing protein 2, coding for MKTRPTGDASNADWMGSLCPSLTAMPLKYLAVPGSHDSFSFWVDEQAPVGPDQKAFVKHLASVFRLLAKKVMKKWSMTQNLTFREQLEGGIRYFDLRVSSKPGETDHEVYFIHGLFGLRVRDGLHDINAFLNAHRKEVIFLDFNHHYAMDDKHHRYLINMLKEVFGSKLCKINVVEDITLDYLWEKKYQVLVFYHHPSAESCPLMWPGSKIPAPWANTTDTTKLIQFLETTLGERAKYGSFHVSQAILTPRIKTIIKGLVQGLRNYLVEKNLPVIMAWVEAQKPGVSGVNIITSDFVELVDFANTVIRLNDLLLPPDQSVT